The following are encoded in a window of Cydia strobilella chromosome 1, ilCydStro3.1, whole genome shotgun sequence genomic DNA:
- the LOC134745197 gene encoding facilitated trehalose transporter Tret1-like, with protein MRNMYFRQYAVVFAINLNCVSFGLGTSWPSPVLVKLANDTETIGKPLEQNEGSWIVSTSFLTGSLGYVVSSVLVDFIGRKHCVILSSVVRMAAALLFLFARDVWVLILGRAIIGLSEGIILSVIPVYASEIASKEIRGALGVMLQIFTSIGSVIMLSVGPFISYFHLNLMFTLITLVTSIPTIFLPDSPNFLYYKGREEESKKVLIFLRGSEFNANEELKEYSTNRNYEKSSMLTIFRNKMFQKSLGKSGFIIIILYLIGFNCVMTYLQTILDTTQTNIRSGVASGIIGAINLLASFSTLMTTDRFGRKPILICTLLGMLVGMVGLGVFFKLTEMGAEVSGFLNYLPLISLLLIVICYSGGLGSLLWVVIAELFDDCSRGIGMATTLLIGVVPSFLTLRYFSPLVDSWGPAPVFWASAVFCAVLAMFVALRLPEMKGKSFAEIQHALGNSSVTNPQTFELTPRIE; from the coding sequence ATGAGAAATATGTACTTTCGTCAGTATGCGGTGGTGTTCGCAATAAACCTGAACTGCGTGAGCTTCGGTCTGGGCACAAGCTGGCCATCCCCCGTGTTGGTGAAGCTAGCTAACGACACAGAAACCATCGGTAAACCTTTAGAGCAAAATGAAGGATCTTGGATTGTTTCCACTTCTTTCCTAACTGGATCTTTGGGGTACGTGGTGTCATCTGTTTTGGTGGACTTTATAGGCCGGAAGCATTGCGTGATACTGTCGAGCGTCGTCAGGATGGCTGCAGCTCTCCTGTTCCTGTTCGCGAGGGACGTGTGGGTGCTCATATTGGGCAGAGCCATCATTGGGCTCTCAGAAGGCATCATATTGAGTGTAATACCGGTTTACGCCTCTGAAATCGCCAGTAAAGAAATCCGGGGAGCTCTCGGAGTGATGCTGCAGATATTTACCTCCATCGGCTCTGTGATCATGCTCAGCGTTGGACCCTTCATCTCATATTTCCATCTGAATCTCATGTTTACTTTGATCACCCTCGTGACCAGCATACCTACTATATTTTTACCTGACAGCCCGAACTTCTTATATTACAAAGGTAGAGAAGAGGAATCCAAAAAAGTTCTAATCTTCTTAAGAGGTTCTGAATTCAACGCTAATGAGGAACTAAAGGAATACTCCACAAATAGGAATTACGAAAAATCAAGTATGCTGACAATTTTCCGTAATAAGATGTTTCAGAAAAGTCTTGGAAAGTCTGGATTCATTATTATAATCCTCTACTTGATTGGATTCAATTGCGTCATGACGTATCTTCAGACGATTTTGGACACAACGCAAACAAACATAAGGTCTGGAGTGGCGTCTGGCATCATCGGTGCCATAAACCTTTTAGCAAGTTTTTCGACTCTGATGACTACAGATAGGTTTGGAAGAAAACCTATTTTGATATGTACGCTGCTTGGAATGCTTGTAGGAATGGTCGGTCTTGGAGTATTCTTTAAGCTGACTGAAATGGGGGCTGAAGTGTCCGGGTTTTTGAACTATCTTCCGCTCATATCTCTGCTTTTAATAGTGATTTGCTACAGTGGCGGCCTCGGATCTTTACTCtgggttgttatagcggaactTTTCGATGACTGTTCCCGTGGTATCGGGATGGCGACCACCCTTCTTATAGGAGTTGTTCCCTCATTCTTGACGCTGAGATATTTCTCGCCTCTGGTAGACAGTTGGGGGCCGGCGCCGGTTTTCTGGGCATCTGCTGTGTTCTGTGCCGTGCTGGCGATGTTTGTGGCGCTTAGATTACCGGAGATGAAAGGGAAGAGTTTTGCGGAGATACAGCACGCGTTGGGGAATAGTTCTGTAACTAATCCCCAAACATTTGAGCTGACGCCGAGGATAGAATAG